The window AGGACAGGCAACTTCTGGTGCGCAGCCCTCCACACCCGGCACACCTCTGACCGTCTCTGTGACAGCCGGCACTACAGCGGGTGTCTCAATGTTTGTGGCCCAGCCTACTACTGCGGCAGGGGGAGGGGCCACAGTGGTGACAGCAGGTGGTACTACCAACGGGGCAGGGGAAGGGGCAGGGACCAACGGCGGCTCGGCGGGCAGCTATGTGATCCAGGGGGGTTACATgctgggcagcagcagcagcaacagcagcggATCGGCAGCCGGGAACAGTCAGAACTACTCACACACCGCCCGCGCCTCTCCGGCCACTGTGAGTATTACAGAGGGCGAGGAGAGTAGCGTGCCGTCGGCAGACAAGAAGGTATGCAGAGGCGCCAAGCGCAGGAATTTCTTCTCGTTCTGTTGTCATTCACACAACCCCTTGGTGGCGCACACTGATGATGTCATAGTTTGAGTTTTGTCAAATGGAAAGCACAATTAAAAATCTGGAGATTAGGACCAGAAAACGTTAgctgaaatttgtttttgttttttaactgtgatttcctcaaagaaaacaaaaccatgaCCTCATCATTTTCATACCATTGCAGTGCATGTGATGAGGggcatttttaatttgtttgaaaTGCCTCAACACTATATTTGTCATCCCAAATTCATCATATTGAACCCCATACGATAGCGATAACTAAAACGTGTCTGGCCGACATCCCATCAGTATTCCAGGTCATTGATTCATTGCATACCAAAGTTGTATGCCACGGCACGCAAGCAgatgtatttgtgttttcattcctGAATGACCGACACACTGTAAATGTGAATGGATTTGTGTTGGTACAATATAATGACTAGAGaagtatgggtgtgtgtgtgcgtgtgtgtgtgtgtgtgtgtgtgcatgtcatgTATATGTATCTAATTAAAGGTGTGCAATGTGTTTGCTGATAGGTCTGCATTTTCCTGTCTACATTTTCCTGGCTTTGCTAACTGCACCagctcttttctttgttttgttgccTGTGTGTCAGGTACAGTGGTTGCTGGACAACTATGAGACAGCTGAAGGAGTGAGTCTGCCCCGTTCCACCCTTTACTGCCACTACCTGCTGCATTGCCAGGAGCAGAAGCTAGAACCCGTTAATGCTGCGTCGTTTGGGAAACTCATCAGATCAGTGTTCATGGGGTTACGCACACGGCGCTTGGGCACTCGGTAAGATTGGCTGTCATCCAAACTCAGGCCCAGTAAGGGTAAAATACTATATATATGCAACCCATTTATGTCTATTAATTAAGGTATATGAGCtaaaagttagagaggcaaggttgaggtggtttggacatgtgcagaagagggatagtggatatactggatgTGAAAATATAGcttccaggcaggaggaaaagaggaagaccacaaagaATGTTCATGGATGGGGTGAAGGAGAAAATGCAGAGAGTTGGAACGACAGTTGAGAATGCtaaggatagggtgagatggatcATCTGCTCTGTTGCCCATTTGCTCTTTTTACAAAAAATGTCAACCTGACACAGAGATGAGGCAAACAGAGATTACACGTTTCCCCATGACTTCTTCTGGAAGCAGTACAAACCTCTATGGGGCGCTGTTCATTTCACCCTCAGGCTTCATGTGATTGATGTGCATGAGAACGCTATGCATACATATCTTAAATGAACACTCGTGCACTCAAAGTTTCCAGCAGGAGAatggtggaatttttttttttcctaggaACTATGAAGCTCTCTGGAGCATTGCAAAATGTTTGCCTTGTGTAGGAAGACATGTGGGTAGCGATGAAGACGGACAGCATGTGTGTGGGAGACTGAGCTGGtgaaaatgactttttaaaagtatttgGTAGCATGGGTGCAATTCCGTTGTCATTTATGAAATTCTAAGTCGATATCTAGTAAGAGGATACACGTAGCTTGGGGGAGTTAACATAAGTTTATACAATCTACCTCTACCACTCTGTAGAggtagattttgttttttttttaaatgtaaaaccaTTTTTTTGTATCTCCCCGTTAGGGGTAATTCTAAATACCACTATTATGGGCTGAGAATCAAAGCAGGCTCTACTCTCCTCCGGCTGATGGAAGACCAACAGCACCTGGCTATGAGGCAACAGCCGTTCTCACAGAAACAGAGGTATCTGCATAAATGTCTGCACACTTAAGCTCCATCATTACACAGTTTCCCTATTTTCCACCTCACTCGATGTCATTCATACGGTTTTGCCACTGGCTCCTGTTTTTCCTCCATCTCTCACACCACATATGTTCTTCCATTCCTCCGGCTGCTCCAGGCATCTGCTGCTCTTATTATGAGACTGAATTACAATTTCATTTCCCTTTATTATTTATCACCTTTGTCTAGACCTGAATGCCTGATGTACTTTTCCCTCTGCTCCTATCAGGTTGAAGCCTGTGCATAAAGTGGAAGGAATGACCAATGGCACGGCAGCAGGAGTgggccagcagcagcaacagcagcaggggTCAGGGCATGTGGACATCAGCACCCAGGTTCAGCAGTACCAGCAGTTCCTAGGTGAGTTTAGtgaacagtttaaaaatgttaatttggGTGAGTCATAAGAGTGAGTGAGCAAAATATTCTGCTCAGCTCTCAGGACCTGTTGTAGGACCTTGCATCACATTGTGTGGTTGTTTAGTGTGGCTGGATTGTGCCTGACCTAGCAGTAATCTCCGAACATGCTTTTCCTTTTAAGGTGCATTTAAAAGTTAATTGTTAATTTGACCTCACTGTTAAAAATTTGAGGTCAGTGTCTGGGCAGCTTGTGTTTTAGACATTTTGGGAAGCTTTAATTGCACTTAGACTAGCATAAAAAAAAGCCAATAGAAATTAGCAGCAGGGTTCTGCGTGCCTCGTGAGCACCCAGACTGTCAGAGGGACATCCACTAACAGAATCTGCCATAGCAGTTTAAAGTATATTAGGTacaatttcttatttatttaatatatgaaatatatataatgaaaacacagatgCTGCATTCTCaccatttaaatgccacatccCTCCTAATATGGGCTAAACCAGGACACTTGTGCCATTTAGTGCTATTCCGGAGACAAGAGATTAAGAGATTAATCTCTTGTCTCTGGTGTCATTCACATTAATGCTGATTACCCTCCACAGTTAATGTGATTTCTCTCTGAGTATTCATTGCTCCATTGTCCTGTGTCCAGATGCATCCAGAGCTCTCCCAGAGTTCCCAGAAATTGATCTCCAGGGGAAGTCTCTGCCAGAGGGCATTGAGCTGGAGCACATAAAGAGCTTTCAGCTGCTGTACAGAGAACACTGTGAGGTAACCAATAGCAGGAACCCACTGGCTATGATTATGAAGTTTTCCTTTGTGCATAGTTCCTTTCTATCAATCAGTGGAGGACTACTCTGAGTCAAATTAAACCAACTACAACCTTTTAGTAAGAAAAGGTTGTCCTCAGTCTTTGATgtatgaatttttttctttctgttctttcaGGCCATTCTCGATGTGATGGTTAACCTGCAGTTTACCCTGGTAGAGACCCTGTGGAAGACCTTCTGGAGGTTCAGCCAAAGTCAGGCTGGAGATGCCACGTTGGCTGTGTGAGTGATTGTACTGTAGAGCAAGGCATTCATTCAAGATTCAGATTGTGTTCTAAGATAGTAAGAAAATGTGTCTGTTGCCGTAGTATTACTATTTCCATAcaaactgtgtgtgcgtgtgtgtgtgtgcgcttggcAGTCATGATGAGTCAGAGAAGCGTCTCCCTAAGTCCTGCCTGGTGTTGCTGTGCAAGTATGAGCCAGTGCTGCGCTGGAGCCGTGACTGTGACAACAGCCTCTACCAGGGCCTGGTGGAAATCCTCATCCCTGATGTCCTCAGACCCATCCCGAGTAAGGCTCTATAAGAAGACTGATTATGTAGTGAACCACCACACTGAGCTGGAAATAATTGCATTTCCCAAGTAAGCATATTTATCCATGCCTATAGAGTGtgcttatataaataaaaagcttttcttAAAACTTAGTGCCAATTTCATCTTGTTAAAATGAGCCTATTAGGGAACAACGGTCCTCCCAACAGTCTGTTGGCTCCGTACTGAAAGACTACACTGTTTTCCATCACATGCATCCACAGCTTTTACTGGCAGTTAAACtcgtttttttttggtttcggTTACAGTTTTAGTCAGACTTTGATCATGTTGATCACTTCCCTTTGGAATAAACTTCACAGTGCTGCCAAAGCAAAATTTTCCATGTCCACATAATGTGGACACAAATTTGGTGATTCAACtataacaccaaaaaaaaaaaaaacttttaccaGCAGAAACTTGGCGACTTAAGTAGGCGTGACCTAATCCTTTTTCCTGGTATGTTCTCCAGGGATAGGAAAACAAACTCTGCAATGACAGACCCTTTTCTGCCTGCAGGTGCCTTAACTCAAGCCATTCGCAATTTTGCCAAGAGCCTGGAGAGCTGGCTGACCAATGCCATGATGAACATCCCTGAGGAAATGGTCCGCATCAAGGTACAGCCCTCTATTATTAGCTTGCAGTGGATGGAACTGCTTGTTTTCTGAGCCATGgagcaaacagtttttttttaggcctggaGGATCCTACtttacaaaaacactgctttattGGGTCTGACTCTAAGCTCAGACATTATTAGATTTCTGGGAGTTTTTGTGGAGTGATTTTGTGATCAGGAGCTGcttttgtgaaagaaaaaagtaaatcaCCCAAATGGCAGCTGTCACAGAAAACACCTGTTACACTGGGATGTTAGTGAAACATTTATTTGCGTTTATGCTCTCAAAGTATTCCTATTTTGTGATGTCTGACCccgtcatttttttccccctctctctcagGTAACATCAGCCAACGCTTTTGCTCAGACACTGCGCCGCTACACCAGTCTGAACCACCTCGCCCAGGCAGCCCGCGCCGTCCTCCAGAACACGGCTCAGATCAACCAGATGCTGTCCGACCTCAACCGCGTTGACTTTGCCAACGTCCAGGTCGGTTTCGTCTCTGGCAGCAATTCCAGTGATAGTGCACTGATGATGTTGTCGGCGGTTGAATGCTGCTTTGGTTTTGCAGCTGTCGCTGTAGCTTGTGGTTTTGCTGAGGTTTCACATATTAGTTGTTTATCCAGACTCAGTCATGCTCTCTTTCTTTGAACTTTGCTGTTCAGGAAGCTCATTTGCTTTTTCTCAGAAACAGCTTCTTCTTTCTGGGGATACTTTCAGATAGTGATCACTAAAGCTAGCACTAGTACCCTGCTGTAACTTTCATCTGCTGCTAGTGTTTGTAAAGATGAAGTCACCCAGGTGCCCTTTAGTTTTACAGCAGACATACCAGATGTGACTGCCCTGTAATGACACTTGCCCTCCTCCTGTTTGCCCTTTTGCAGGAGCAGGCTTCATGGGTGTGCCGGTGCGAAGACCGTGTCGTCCAGCGGCTCGAGCAGGACTTCAAGTTGACCCTCCAGCAGCAGAACTCATTGGAGCAGTGGGCAGCGTGGCTTGACAGTGTGGTCTCCCAGGTCCTAAAGCCCTACCAACACAGCCCTGCCTTCCCTAAGGCCGCCAAGCTCTTCCTGCTCAAGTGGTCCTTTTACAGGTGTGTTTGTGGGGAAGTTCTCCCGCTCCTGATCTTTTCTGATTCCATTTTTGTTGGAGTTAATGATAGAACGGTTTGACCGCATTCTTCTCTTTTGAGCTGAATGGCTGGTAAAATGATGAGAGAGCAGTGTGTAAGTACACAATAGCCAGTTCTTTAGAGCTGAAGCATACAAAGCTAAGATggtcttttttttcacatttgttttttgttttttgggggagtTTTTTGTTGCATTCTAAGTCAGTTGCTGTCTGTAACAATCAcaaaataatgaacaaaattGTGTGAAATTGTTATTAATTAGTCTTAAAGGCCTGGAAATAGCAGCATAGCCAAAATCTAAAATCTCCCACAGACTACATCACACCGACTGTTGACTCATGCTGCCAAACTTGTTCCAGTGAAGcaatgaggaaaaaagtacTTCCCACTTGGTACTAAGAGAAGTGGTACATGTATGAGTAAGAGTGTCTTATTTCCCCATTTTTTCTCTCCAGTTCCATGGTGATCAGAGACCTCACCCTCCGGAGTGCAGCCAGTTTTGGATCCTTTCACCTGATCCGCCTGCTGTATGACGAGTACATGTACTACCTTATAGAGCACAGAGTGGCCCAGGCTAAAGGAGAGACCCCCATTGCTGTTATGGGAGAGGTAAAGGTGCAGAAAtccaaataaatataataatgtaaGCCGCGTTCACAGTACTAACCAATTCCCTTCTTGCTATTAGTTTGCCAGTTTAGGTCGGGCTCTGAACCAGCTGGATCCGGATAAAGGTCTGCACTGTTTCTGCTGTACTTCACCTTGACTAACACTCACGTTGTCAGCATTATTTGTAACCATCTCTGCTACGCTTTCtgttgtagaagaagaagaagaagaggaggaagagagtgaTGAAGAAGGTCAGGAGCTGTCCCTTCCCTCAGATGGGGCTGTGCTTGGAGAGGAGTCTCTGGAGCCGCCTGCCAAGCTGGCCAGAACTGACCAGAGAGTTCTCTTCGCCACCGGGTCAGCTGACAACTAACCGCAGTGTAAATGATATGTGCTGATTATAAtgatcgcacacacacacagatgtacaaAGAACAGTAATTTATACACTTGACACATGTATATAGATCTTGTCGACGTGCGCGCGCACTCTCGCTGCATACCGTTTTGATTGCGCGTGGTgttcaggcacacacacacacgcacacgtacacaaaacagaacacacacacaagtcagTAACTGCTGCTGCCTGGATGGCACAACCACCTGTCTGCACCATTGATTTCATCCACAATCAGTGGCGTTTGCAACAGGACGTGGCTTCACAAACCCAGAGTTTCTTAATGCAAAGAGAAACTTCAGTTCCGACCTTCAGTTGTATTAAtctgtaaaaacaaactaaagccaggcactttttttgttgatttccTCATTGCGCTGCAACCCGTGGCCTCGCCGTTTCTCTCATTGCTGTAAAACTTGTGCTCGCCCTCCCGCAACTGTCACTGCCGTAACAAAATGGTCTTTAAAAGGTGCTGTGAAGTGTGTGTAAAGGGCACAGAGCAGACCATAGACAGTAAATGGTGTTTGAATTTAGTAGTTACTGCATCATTTACCGCTTTGGGGAGTGAGTAGGGCTTTTTGAAAGACAGCAAGTGgccgggttttttttttttttgtgcacgtgtgtgtgtctgtgtgttttttctctgtctgcttGTACGAGCACTGTGGTCACACCGCCCTGCTGTTATTTCTAGAGGCTGACTGAACAGGCTTTTCCATGGTTGTGCGCGTCTGGTTACGTGACTCACACCGACTGTTCTGTAGATATTTTCTAAGACATTCAAATTGGTTTGATTTTAAAGCGTGCGAGTTCCTGTGTGATtcacctgttaaaaaaaaaaaaaataagaaagaaagaaagaaaagctctCGTGTTCTCGGAGTGCCTGCCGCAGCTGCTGCACACACTTGTGAAGATAAAGCTCCAGCTGTGAAGTAGGAACTCACGTTAGttgctgcaaaagaaaaagaaaaatcctctCTTTTTACAGAACATCTGGTTCcaccagagagagagatgtgctGTATGTGTTCCGTAGTTTATGTTCAAATGTTCATCCAATAAGTTCCTCTGTGGCCTCATTTTCCTTTGACTTATTATTTTCTTGCCTTAtttcattatgttttgtttttttccacatttgtgCGTGTGCCAAACCGGTTCGCTTTGATCCTcgctgattttttctttttctttcgtAATTCTCTCTGTTTTAGGGACTGTGCCTGAGTAAGAACGGTGATATTCTTATATTCTACTGTATATTTATCCACTATTTTGAATTTCGTTGTCACTAAGTGAACCTCTTGTGCAGTGTATGGTGCTGTGTTGTCACACATTGTAAGCAACCCTTGTGTGCATTATTGATTTGTGATTGTACGTTCGGTTATCGATCCTCTTTCGTATCTGATGACTTTTCCACACACATGCTAAGACCCTGCCTCTTTGCACATGTTGACTTTAAAACTCAAGagtttggggggtttttttctcttcgttgttttgttttccccactttTTCAAGGTGTTTTTAACGGTGAGGTGGAGGTGCCAGATTTCATGCATTTGTCTCTCACCTCACAGGGAGGTTCGGAGAATTTGACGAGAGGTGAGAGATCTGCTGGCTTTTTGTCTGCTCACTCCTCCACTGACGCTCATCTCTCTCGTCTCACTGCGTTTCCACCCTCCCGCCCATTGGCTTTGTTTAGCTTCAAACATCCATATTCACTGTTCATCGAGATTGGTTGCtgtaaatgtgtcattttaaaaatttttgtcAATACTGCGTCTTTAAAAAGCAATGCGTGTTATCACAGGCATTGACAGCCTCAAACCAGCACATCATCCTTTATACGGAGTCTAGCGCTACCACAGCTGAGTACATATCACTCCAGTCTTTTAATGATCTACAGCGTACAGAATGGCCATTGTTTAcccagtaaaagaaaaaaaatgttgaagtcATTTTTATAGTGCATTGTTTCTTATgtacaaaacaaactgagaaaaaaaaaaaagatgttcagTGGCAGTGTTTTCTGGATTTGGTCTGCTCTAAGTATGACTGTGCCTTTGGAGGTGGTAGAATGCaattcagatgtttttaattttaaagatataaattaaagaatttttaaaattacacttgtttttcctcttgtggatttttttctccccccctcaGAGTTCTGATTAAGTGACATCTCATATTGGTGCACTTTTTAGTATTTTGGTAATTGTTACCCAGGTAAGGGCAGGGTTACCTGGAAAAACAGCCACATTCGAATTAAATTTGACACCCTTGTCTGAAAAACCACCCCTGCAGCTTCCTGCTCTCATACACTCGTCTGTTagcatttctgctgctgtgctctAAATATGACACTGGAACAGGAACACCAAAATACCTGAAACTCAAAGTCGGCTTGCCTAAGCACCGAGCAGAAACTGATCAGTGTTCGGATAAAAGCACAAGACCGCATAAAGTGTCATCAAATACTGGAGTACAATGAGTAGACACAACTAATGAGACTCAGAGGGGCATCCTCACatatgtgtattttatgtgaAGAAATCATACTTTAAGATAGTTAGTTGGTCACATCTTCCGTAAACCAACAGTGACCTCCAGTGGATTTTTCCCTCAACTGCACTTTTATATCTCGCAACAACAGATTATGTATTATATACTCACCAGCAGCTGTGATGATTCCTTGTGACAAGGGAAGTAGCTTTATTGACATGATaacatgttgctgcagatttctcggctgcacatccatgatgtgaatctcccgttccaccacatcccaaaggtgctctgttgaattgaaatctggtgactgtggaggccctTTGAATACAGTGAACCAATTGTcaagttcaagaaaccagttcgAGATGATTTGAGCTCTGTGATATGGTGCTATggtatcctgctggaagcagccataagATGATAGactgtagtcataaagggaCGAACATGGTGAGCAACACGGTCAGGTAGGCTgttgtgtttaaacaatgctcagctggtactaagggaTCCAAAGAAAATATCCTCGACACCATTAAACCACCAGCAGCCCAAATGGTTGATAGAAGGCAGGATGGCCGGACTTCCGGGAAGGATATGAAGAGGACGGACGCATAAACTTGCAGTTCCACCAGACCCACCAACATATAGCCGACAAAGTAATGAAAAGTGATAAATGAGTACCAAACTGAAGGGAAAGGGCTCAAGAATACGGAGTTCTAGTCAGAAGTCAGAAAAGAACGACATGAAGGCAGGTAGAAAAGACGACGTTATAACAGGCTCCAAGCAGCTAACGTTAGCCGAAGCTACACCGTTGAAAGCTATGGGAGACGCCAGCGGGGAAACAGCGATGCTAATGGAATTAAGAAAACTTCGGCAGGAAAACACTGACTCATTTCGGGAGCTGAAGAGCTCTTTACACCGGGTAGAGTCATCTATGGAGGACTTGAAGAAACGAATGGAGGGGCTGGACAGAAGAGTGACTGAAGCGGAGGACAGAGTAAGTGCAACGGAGGACAGAAGCATACGGCAGGAGAGAGCACTGGGATATTTGCTGGAAAGAGAAGCTCTCCTCACGGCTAAATGTGACGACATGGAAAACAGACTCCGCCGTAATAACATCAGGCTGTATGGCGTTCCAGAGGGAGCGGAAAAGGAAGACATGATAAACTTTATCACAGACCTCCTGAGCACCTCTTTAGAGTTCCGAGAAGAAGTTGTTATTAAATTAGAAAGAGCACACAGAGCACCAGGTCCGAAGCCTAAAGCCGCAGCGGCGCCACCAAGATCCATCATAGCCCGGTTTTTGGACTTTAGTGTAAAACAAAAAGTGCTTTCACAAGCTTGGAAGCAAAAAAACATACGGTACCAAGAGCACACGATTTATTTCGACCATGACTACTCACCGGACTtgcagaagaaaaggaaaaaagtcagagaagtaataaaaaagctaaaagaaaagaacatcAGGGCCCAGTCACCATACCCAGCCCAGCTGAAACTCTTCCTGAACGAGGGCACAAAATTATTCCCCTCACTTTCAGCAGCGCATTCTACACTGAAAGAACTCGGCATTGAATCAGCTTTGGAGGACGGAGAGATACTGGAACAGGAGTTGACACGAGACGGATGGACAACTcagggaaagaagagaaagagccAACAGCTGAACCCTGCTGAGATCAGAGCCATTATCCAAGGTGataacagagagaagagagccCCTTCCTGTGAATGAGATCGCCATATCAAGTCTAGAAGTGCATGAGAGGTAAATAGAAGCTAAATTTGTGATGAACAGTAAGGAAGATAATAGACAATAACAATAGAATAATAGTAAATAAGACTAGACATGCAAGGGAGTGTCATTTATCATAAAATATTGACTTCAACATATAGATTCAGGCTATAAAAGAAGTGTTGAAAAATAAGCTACGGGACGGTGGggaagggaggaagaggaggactgGATGAAGCAAATTTTACGATTATGGCGGTGTGAGGATACCTTGGGGACATCTTGGAGGACCATCGCCCAGGCACTTTGTGCACACCACCCAGAGAGCCCCATCTCTCTGCCCAAAGAAGATCGGGGGTGGGGACCCCCTGACTTTAGTTGTagggttgtgtttgtgttcacctCATTTCAGGGGCAAACCACCGGGTTATTGGAAGCTCAcagttgtttttcatgttcaggaaaacttttt is drawn from Archocentrus centrarchus isolate MPI-CPG fArcCen1 chromosome 8, fArcCen1, whole genome shotgun sequence and contains these coding sequences:
- the rfx1a gene encoding MHC class II regulatory factor RFX1a isoform X1; protein product: MATSGYVGEIQPAAQTQGAAVTVTTGQPDTSATPVTAPQFLAEIQTTVAAPTVVTPTGQTTPTEQATSITQKPAAAGQTQSTAQAQPAQTQYVTAEIQGSPTQSGNAQSTPQYIVVTVTEGSLHSNDSVSDSSPPPAVVQTGVPTQVVQQVQTAQQRSVVQATSQIAKTEPGTQLSVTSLQPVHITQELPLSSNMIGLVRDKKLEDWQPCREAGQSACLRWVSADCISSCCCNPISFPLDQNWLSLYTLSVLAENEIGGHPAVTSSGPNHPPLQTTTKAFQVQQQLTSVPVQHVYTNQVQYVEGGDNNYTTSTIRSGTFPYTDTPLYTQTTAAPYYEGQATSGAQPSTPGTPLTVSVTAGTTAGVSMFVAQPTTAAGGGATVVTAGGTTNGAGEGAGTNGGSAGSYVIQGGYMLGSSSSNSSGSAAGNSQNYSHTARASPATVSITEGEESSVPSADKKVQWLLDNYETAEGVSLPRSTLYCHYLLHCQEQKLEPVNAASFGKLIRSVFMGLRTRRLGTRGNSKYHYYGLRIKAGSTLLRLMEDQQHLAMRQQPFSQKQRLKPVHKVEGMTNGTAAGVGQQQQQQQGSGHVDISTQVQQYQQFLDASRALPEFPEIDLQGKSLPEGIELEHIKSFQLLYREHCEAILDVMVNLQFTLVETLWKTFWRFSQSQAGDATLAVHDESEKRLPKSCLVLLCKYEPVLRWSRDCDNSLYQGLVEILIPDVLRPIPSALTQAIRNFAKSLESWLTNAMMNIPEEMVRIKVTSANAFAQTLRRYTSLNHLAQAARAVLQNTAQINQMLSDLNRVDFANVQEQASWVCRCEDRVVQRLEQDFKLTLQQQNSLEQWAAWLDSVVSQVLKPYQHSPAFPKAAKLFLLKWSFYSSMVIRDLTLRSAASFGSFHLIRLLYDEYMYYLIEHRVAQAKGETPIAVMGEFASLGRALNQLDPDKEEEEEEEEESDEEGQELSLPSDGAVLGEESLEPPAKLARTDQRVLFATGSADN
- the rfx1a gene encoding MHC class II regulatory factor RFX1a isoform X5, whose amino-acid sequence is MATSGYVGEIQPAAQTQGAAVTVTTGQPDTSATPVTAPQFLAEIQTTVAAPTVVTPTGQTTPTEQATSITQKPAAAGQTQSTAQAQPAQTQYVTAEIQGSPTQSGNAQSTPQYIVVTVTEGSLHSNDSVSDSSPPPAVVQTGVPTQVVQQVQTAQQRSVVQATSQIAKTEPGTQLSVTSLQPVHITQEVQQQLTSVPVQHVYTNQVQYVEGGDNNYTTSTIRSGTFPYTDTPLYTQTTAAPYYEGQATSGAQPSTPGTPLTVSVTAGTTAGVSMFVAQPTTAAGGGATVVTAGGTTNGAGEGAGTNGGSAGSYVIQGGYMLGSSSSNSSGSAAGNSQNYSHTARASPATVSITEGEESSVPSADKKVQWLLDNYETAEGVSLPRSTLYCHYLLHCQEQKLEPVNAASFGKLIRSVFMGLRTRRLGTRGNSKYHYYGLRIKAGSTLLRLMEDQQHLAMRQQPFSQKQRLKPVHKVEGMTNGTAAGVGQQQQQQQGSGHVDISTQVQQYQQFLDASRALPEFPEIDLQGKSLPEGIELEHIKSFQLLYREHCEAILDVMVNLQFTLVETLWKTFWRFSQSQAGDATLAVHDESEKRLPKSCLVLLCKYEPVLRWSRDCDNSLYQGLVEILIPDVLRPIPSALTQAIRNFAKSLESWLTNAMMNIPEEMVRIKVTSANAFAQTLRRYTSLNHLAQAARAVLQNTAQINQMLSDLNRVDFANVQEQASWVCRCEDRVVQRLEQDFKLTLQQQNSLEQWAAWLDSVVSQVLKPYQHSPAFPKAAKLFLLKWSFYSSMVIRDLTLRSAASFGSFHLIRLLYDEYMYYLIEHRVAQAKGETPIAVMGEFASLGRALNQLDPDKEEEEEEEEESDEEGQELSLPSDGAVLGEESLEPPAKLARTDQRVLFATGSADN
- the rfx1a gene encoding MHC class II regulatory factor RFX1a isoform X3, encoding MATSGYVGEIQPAAQTQGAAVTVTTGQPDTSATPVTAPQFLAEIQTTVAAPTVVTPTGQTTPTEQATSITQKPAAAGQTQSTAQAQPAQTQYVTAEIQGSPTQSGNAQSTPQYIVVTVTEGSLHSNDSVSDSSPPPAVVQTGVPTQVVQQVQTAQQRSVVQATSQIAKTEPGTQLSVTSLQPVHITQELPLSSNMIGLVRDKKLEDWQPCREAGQSACLRWVSADCISSCCCNPISFPLDQNWLSLYTLSVLAENEIGGHPAVTSSGPNHPPLQTTTKAFQVQQQLTSVPVQHVYTNQVQYVEGGDNNYTTSTIRSGTFPYTDTPLYTQTTAAPYYEGQATSGAQPSTPGTPLTVSVTAGTTAGVSMFVAQPTTAAGGGATVVTAGGTTNGAGEGAGTNGGSAGSYVIQGGYMLGSSSSNSSGSAAGNSQNYSHTARASPATWLLDNYETAEGVSLPRSTLYCHYLLHCQEQKLEPVNAASFGKLIRSVFMGLRTRRLGTRGNSKYHYYGLRIKAGSTLLRLMEDQQHLAMRQQPFSQKQRLKPVHKVEGMTNGTAAGVGQQQQQQQGSGHVDISTQVQQYQQFLDASRALPEFPEIDLQGKSLPEGIELEHIKSFQLLYREHCEAILDVMVNLQFTLVETLWKTFWRFSQSQAGDATLAVHDESEKRLPKSCLVLLCKYEPVLRWSRDCDNSLYQGLVEILIPDVLRPIPSALTQAIRNFAKSLESWLTNAMMNIPEEMVRIKVTSANAFAQTLRRYTSLNHLAQAARAVLQNTAQINQMLSDLNRVDFANVQEQASWVCRCEDRVVQRLEQDFKLTLQQQNSLEQWAAWLDSVVSQVLKPYQHSPAFPKAAKLFLLKWSFYSSMVIRDLTLRSAASFGSFHLIRLLYDEYMYYLIEHRVAQAKGETPIAVMGEFASLGRALNQLDPDKEEEEEEEEESDEEGQELSLPSDGAVLGEESLEPPAKLARTDQRVLFATGSADN
- the rfx1a gene encoding MHC class II regulatory factor RFX1a isoform X4, giving the protein MATSGYVGEIQPAAQTQGAAVTVTTGQPDTSATPVTAPQFLAEIQTTVAAPTVVTPTGQTTPTEQATSITQKPAAAGQTQSTAQAQPAQTQYVTAEIQGSPTQSGNAQSTPQYIVVTVTEGSLHSNDSVSDSSPPPAVVQTGVPTQVVQQVQTAQQRSVVQATSQIAKTEPGTQLSVTSLQPVHITQENWLSLYTLSVLAENEIGGHPAVTSSGPNHPPLQTTTKAFQVQQQLTSVPVQHVYTNQVQYVEGGDNNYTTSTIRSGTFPYTDTPLYTQTTAAPYYEGQATSGAQPSTPGTPLTVSVTAGTTAGVSMFVAQPTTAAGGGATVVTAGGTTNGAGEGAGTNGGSAGSYVIQGGYMLGSSSSNSSGSAAGNSQNYSHTARASPATVSITEGEESSVPSADKKVQWLLDNYETAEGVSLPRSTLYCHYLLHCQEQKLEPVNAASFGKLIRSVFMGLRTRRLGTRGNSKYHYYGLRIKAGSTLLRLMEDQQHLAMRQQPFSQKQRLKPVHKVEGMTNGTAAGVGQQQQQQQGSGHVDISTQVQQYQQFLDASRALPEFPEIDLQGKSLPEGIELEHIKSFQLLYREHCEAILDVMVNLQFTLVETLWKTFWRFSQSQAGDATLAVHDESEKRLPKSCLVLLCKYEPVLRWSRDCDNSLYQGLVEILIPDVLRPIPSALTQAIRNFAKSLESWLTNAMMNIPEEMVRIKVTSANAFAQTLRRYTSLNHLAQAARAVLQNTAQINQMLSDLNRVDFANVQEQASWVCRCEDRVVQRLEQDFKLTLQQQNSLEQWAAWLDSVVSQVLKPYQHSPAFPKAAKLFLLKWSFYSSMVIRDLTLRSAASFGSFHLIRLLYDEYMYYLIEHRVAQAKGETPIAVMGEFASLGRALNQLDPDKEEEEEEEEESDEEGQELSLPSDGAVLGEESLEPPAKLARTDQRVLFATGSADN